The following are encoded together in the Terriglobia bacterium genome:
- a CDS encoding slipin family protein — MTQKFYSQRDSAPRLNVIAVLIFLVVILAGLGIAIYVNNPVYAVAAVLLAFLLARAPQIAKQWERAIVLRLGKYHLRQGPGLFWIVPFIDTISAWIDQRTITTSFAAEQTLTSDTVPVNVDAVLFWMVYDPEKAALEVQNYMQAVSWAAQTALRDIIGRTSLTDLLRGRERIEEELQKLIDERSNPWGITVQSVEMRDVVIPEALQDAMSREAQAAREKQARVILGEAERDIAHLFNEASRSYQENPTALHLRAMNMLYEGLKEKGALMLVPSTAVESMGMGGLLGAAALRQTQLSEKKEGAPSSAAASATTS; from the coding sequence ATGACTCAGAAATTTTACTCACAGCGAGACTCGGCGCCCCGGCTGAATGTCATTGCAGTCCTGATTTTTCTGGTTGTGATCCTGGCGGGGCTCGGGATCGCCATCTACGTTAACAACCCTGTCTACGCCGTCGCGGCAGTCCTGTTGGCTTTCCTGCTGGCGCGGGCGCCGCAGATCGCCAAGCAGTGGGAGCGGGCGATTGTGCTGCGCCTGGGCAAATACCATCTCCGGCAGGGCCCGGGATTGTTTTGGATCGTGCCCTTCATCGACACGATCTCCGCCTGGATCGATCAGCGAACCATTACCACGAGCTTCGCCGCCGAGCAGACCTTGACTTCCGACACGGTGCCGGTGAATGTGGATGCGGTGCTGTTCTGGATGGTATATGACCCTGAGAAGGCAGCGCTGGAGGTGCAGAACTACATGCAGGCCGTCAGCTGGGCTGCGCAGACGGCGCTGCGCGATATCATAGGCCGGACGTCGCTGACAGATCTGCTGCGGGGCAGGGAGCGCATCGAAGAAGAACTCCAGAAGCTCATTGATGAACGTTCCAATCCATGGGGCATCACGGTCCAGTCGGTCGAGATGCGCGACGTTGTCATCCCCGAGGCCCTGCAGGACGCGATGTCCCGCGAGGCCCAGGCCGCCCGGGAAAAGCAGGCCCGCGTCATCCTGGGCGAGGCGGAGCGGGATATCGCCCACCTCTTCAATGAAGCGTCGCGTTCGTACCAGGAGAACCCGACGGCGCTGCACCTGCGAGCCATGAACATGCTCTACGAAGGCTTGAAAGAAAAGGGCGCCCTGATGCTGGTTCCGAGCACAGCCGTGGAGTCGATGGGGATGGGCGGCCTGCTGGGTGCAGCTGCCCTGCGCCAAACCCAGCTGTCTGAGAAAAAGGAAGGCGCGCCCTCTTCGGCCGCAGCATCAGCAACGACTTCCTGA
- the upp gene encoding uracil phosphoribosyltransferase has translation MNVTVLNNPVVRLQLRELRDRNTQRNRFCELIELITTFLIYEAAADLPTKEIPVLTPTGEEAACIVPQGKIGLVPILRAGIGMASAASRILPSASVFFLGYARNEVTLQPEAYYEKYPEAIRLVDVCYVLDVMLATGGSAAAAMRFLKSLAIKDIRLLAVIAAPEGVNYLNSVHPDVPVIVATLDRCLNSRGYILPGLGDAGDRQFGT, from the coding sequence ATGAATGTGACCGTCTTGAACAATCCGGTGGTCCGCCTGCAACTCAGGGAACTGCGCGACCGCAATACTCAGCGGAACCGGTTTTGTGAACTCATAGAACTGATCACTACATTTCTGATCTACGAAGCGGCAGCCGACCTGCCGACGAAAGAGATTCCGGTCTTGACGCCTACAGGCGAGGAAGCCGCATGCATCGTCCCGCAGGGCAAGATCGGGCTGGTACCCATTCTCCGAGCCGGGATCGGCATGGCGAGCGCGGCTTCGAGGATACTGCCCAGCGCCTCGGTTTTTTTTCTTGGTTATGCGCGCAACGAAGTCACGTTGCAGCCCGAGGCTTACTATGAAAAATATCCCGAGGCGATCCGGCTCGTTGATGTCTGTTATGTTCTCGACGTCATGCTCGCCACAGGCGGTTCCGCAGCCGCAGCGATGCGCTTCCTAAAAAGCCTGGCCATCAAGGACATCCGCCTCCTGGCCGTGATTGCCGCACCCGAGGGGGTCAATTACCTGAACTCCGTGCATCCGGACGTGCCCGTCATCGTCGCCACCCTGGACAGATGCCTGAATTCACGAGGCTACATCCTTCCCGGCCTGGGTGATGCCGGCGACCGGCAGTTCGGCACGTAG
- a CDS encoding metallophosphoesterase: MAAELEYGRKHPESRWKMPGRWYRPDLPSGTPLVTILMLDSNRDTLTKEQWQAHIRWMDEELAKPCKTAWTLSFRHHPLFSDGRHGDSTAMQTAWGAILKKYNVDLYLSGHDHVLQHLQMPGRPTAFVISGGGGDNTNRPVNGNRGRFVRATHGFAALQFGTQSVKVSLHVFERDRTGAIRILNTTPGSGPSKVAG, encoded by the coding sequence ATGGCGGCCGAGCTTGAATACGGACGCAAGCATCCCGAATCGCGCTGGAAGATGCCAGGCCGCTGGTATCGGCCGGATTTGCCGTCCGGAACACCGCTGGTGACAATCCTGATGCTCGACAGCAATCGAGACACGCTCACGAAGGAGCAGTGGCAGGCTCATATCCGATGGATGGATGAAGAACTCGCCAAGCCGTGCAAGACCGCCTGGACGCTCTCTTTTCGGCACCATCCGCTTTTCAGCGATGGCCGCCACGGCGACAGCACGGCGATGCAGACGGCCTGGGGAGCAATCCTGAAAAAATACAACGTCGATTTATATCTCAGCGGACACGATCACGTCTTGCAGCACCTGCAGATGCCGGGCCGGCCGACCGCATTCGTCATCAGCGGCGGCGGAGGCGATAACACGAATCGTCCGGTCAATGGCAACCGCGGCCGGTTCGTGCGCGCGACCCACGGTTTTGCTGCCCTGCAATTCGGCACGCAATCGGTGAAGGTGAGCCTGCACGTATTCGAGCGCGATCGCACCGGTGCGATCCGCATCCTCAATACGACGCCGGGTTCCGGGCCATCCAAGGTTGCCGGATGA
- a CDS encoding amino acid permease, whose amino-acid sequence MTAPFVEGKFEEKEAGLKRELSVRLLGMIAIGQAIGTGLFLGSGISVQMAGAGVILSYVIGALITYFVMLALSEMTVAHPTAGSFGVYAEHYLGPWAGLVTRYTYSVAQIIAIGGQIVAVAIYCRYWLPGTPSWVWIVGFSLVLLAANVLNVGSFGEAEYWFSLIKVLAICFLLVAGVVLFGGIGVQRRGFEAYAAQGGFFPHGMAGVWAAVTMAVFSFFGLEAAAVGSGEAKDPERTVPRALRRIMVRLALFYVGSMTVLVGIVPWNQTGISESPFVLVYQKIGIPGAAGLMNLVVLTAALTSINANLYTASRMLFSLARSGQAPAALGRLSPRGVPRNAVLISGAGLGIAALIYQLFADTAYVYMLGIALFGAIFCWTIILATHVRFRKAATPYLSIAGICILLAVSVTMGFLPGMNVAWLAGVPWLLLISALYYFRSPARRRA is encoded by the coding sequence ATGACGGCGCCGTTTGTCGAAGGCAAATTCGAGGAGAAGGAAGCGGGGCTGAAACGCGAGCTGTCGGTGCGGCTGCTCGGCATGATTGCCATCGGGCAGGCGATCGGCACCGGGCTCTTCCTCGGAAGCGGGATTTCGGTCCAAATGGCGGGGGCCGGCGTCATCCTCTCCTATGTCATCGGCGCCCTGATCACTTATTTCGTCATGCTGGCGCTCTCCGAGATGACGGTGGCACACCCGACGGCGGGCTCATTTGGAGTGTATGCCGAGCATTATCTCGGCCCGTGGGCAGGCCTGGTTACGCGCTATACTTACAGCGTGGCCCAGATCATCGCCATCGGGGGCCAGATCGTCGCCGTGGCCATCTACTGCCGCTACTGGCTGCCGGGCACTCCCTCCTGGGTCTGGATCGTTGGATTCTCGCTCGTTCTTCTCGCCGCGAATGTCCTGAACGTCGGCAGCTTTGGAGAAGCCGAATACTGGTTTTCGCTGATCAAGGTTCTGGCCATCTGCTTTCTGCTTGTGGCCGGCGTCGTGCTCTTTGGCGGCATCGGGGTGCAGCGCCGGGGATTTGAAGCCTATGCCGCCCAAGGCGGGTTCTTCCCGCATGGCATGGCAGGCGTTTGGGCTGCGGTGACCATGGCGGTGTTCAGCTTCTTCGGCCTGGAGGCGGCAGCAGTCGGCTCGGGCGAAGCCAAGGATCCCGAGAGGACCGTTCCCCGGGCCCTGCGGCGCATCATGGTGCGGCTTGCGCTGTTCTATGTCGGCAGCATGACGGTTCTGGTCGGCATCGTCCCCTGGAATCAGACCGGCATCAGCGAAAGTCCCTTTGTGCTCGTGTACCAGAAGATCGGAATACCCGGTGCTGCGGGCCTGATGAACCTCGTCGTACTGACGGCCGCGCTCACCAGCATCAATGCGAACCTCTACACTGCCTCCCGCATGCTTTTTTCGCTGGCCCGGTCGGGCCAGGCTCCGGCAGCGCTGGGCCGGCTTTCCCCGCGCGGCGTACCCAGAAACGCAGTACTGATCTCAGGCGCCGGGCTGGGCATCGCGGCGTTGATCTATCAGCTGTTCGCGGATACGGCCTATGTCTATATGCTCGGGATTGCGCTTTTCGGCGCCATTTTTTGCTGGACGATCATTCTTGCAACGCACGTGCGTTTCCGGAAGGCAGCCACGCCTTATCTCTCGATCGCGGGCATCTGCATACTCCTGGCCGTGTCGGTCACCATGGGTTTTCTCCCCGGCATGAATGTCGCCTGGCTCGCCGGGGTCCCGTGGCTGCTGCTGATTTCCGCACTCTACTACTTCCGGTCGCCTGCACGCAGGAGAGCATAG
- a CDS encoding CoA-acylating methylmalonate-semialdehyde dehydrogenase codes for MAEVCGNYIDGKTVPAQVHATTPVFNPSRGEVIAQVPACAEADVQQAVHAARDALRGWADTPPNDRARILFRYRQILEENFETLARLVTREHGKTFEEACGDVRRGIDIVEAACGIPVLLMGQFLDNVAQGIDGSVSRQPVGICAGITPFNFPAMVPMWMYPLAIACGNTFVLKPSPKVPLTAMRLAELAGAAGLPAGVLNVVHGGKEVVGALLRHPEVAAVSFVGSTKVAKYIHETGTSSGKRVQAAGGAKNYMIVLPDADLDATTGAVMGAAFGCAGQRCMAGSVAVAIGDVGDELIERLAKAAAALKVGPTDQDDSVGMGPMIDASARDRVLHYLDLGVREGAALAVDGRKLTPRSGHGFFVGPSVFDGVKPGMQIARDEIFGPVLSVMRASSLDEAIALANRSSYGNGGVIFTSDGAAARKFTREIRCGMVGVNVGVPAPMAVFPFSGWNQSFFGDLHVQGQEAIQFYTRAKVVLSRWNPVGKRGTWS; via the coding sequence ATGGCAGAGGTCTGCGGGAACTATATCGACGGGAAGACAGTGCCTGCACAGGTGCATGCTACAACGCCCGTGTTCAATCCTTCCCGGGGTGAGGTCATTGCGCAAGTTCCGGCCTGCGCGGAGGCAGACGTCCAGCAGGCAGTTCATGCCGCGCGCGACGCACTCCGGGGATGGGCCGATACTCCACCCAACGATCGCGCCCGCATTCTGTTCCGCTACCGGCAGATCCTGGAAGAGAACTTTGAAACTCTCGCCCGCCTGGTGACCCGGGAACATGGCAAGACTTTTGAGGAAGCCTGCGGCGATGTGCGGCGCGGGATCGACATCGTGGAGGCGGCCTGCGGGATCCCCGTGCTCCTGATGGGACAGTTTCTCGATAACGTGGCGCAGGGCATCGACGGATCCGTTTCGCGGCAACCGGTCGGAATCTGTGCCGGAATCACACCGTTCAATTTCCCTGCGATGGTTCCAATGTGGATGTATCCGCTCGCCATCGCCTGCGGCAACACCTTCGTTCTCAAGCCCTCGCCGAAAGTGCCGCTGACGGCGATGCGCCTGGCTGAATTGGCCGGTGCAGCCGGCCTGCCCGCCGGCGTGCTCAATGTCGTCCACGGTGGAAAGGAGGTTGTCGGTGCCCTGCTTCGGCATCCCGAGGTAGCGGCCGTCAGCTTTGTCGGATCCACCAAAGTCGCGAAGTATATTCATGAGACCGGTACCTCCAGCGGCAAGCGCGTGCAGGCAGCGGGCGGCGCCAAGAATTACATGATCGTCCTACCCGATGCCGACCTTGATGCGACCACTGGAGCCGTCATGGGAGCCGCATTCGGCTGCGCCGGGCAGCGATGCATGGCGGGGAGCGTCGCGGTCGCCATAGGAGACGTGGGCGATGAACTCATCGAGCGCCTGGCGAAAGCAGCCGCCGCCCTCAAGGTCGGCCCCACCGATCAGGATGATTCTGTCGGCATGGGCCCCATGATCGATGCCTCCGCACGCGATCGCGTTCTCCATTACCTCGATCTTGGGGTGCGAGAGGGAGCTGCTCTGGCGGTTGACGGGCGCAAGTTGACGCCGCGGTCCGGTCACGGATTTTTTGTCGGTCCCAGCGTCTTCGATGGTGTGAAACCGGGTATGCAGATTGCGCGGGATGAGATTTTCGGGCCGGTGCTCTCCGTGATGCGCGCTTCATCACTGGACGAAGCGATTGCCCTGGCCAACCGCTCTTCCTACGGGAACGGCGGCGTGATATTTACCAGCGACGGTGCCGCAGCGAGGAAATTTACGCGCGAGATCCGGTGCGGGATGGTCGGGGTCAACGTCGGAGTGCCGGCGCCCATGGCCGTATTTCCTTTTTCCGGATGGAACCAGTCGTTCTTCGGCGATCTGCATGTTCAGGGGCAGGAAGCGATTCAGTTTTACACGCGCGCCAAAGTGGTGCTTTCCCGATGGAATCCCGTAGGGAAACGAGGCACCTGGTCTTGA
- a CDS encoding TIGR04076 family protein yields MYELKITVSKVMGECTADPPMKRGDYFTVSDGDIQIPEGGYICLWALQSLMPLITPKEREIADKEDEDWMWRVHHAQCPDPKGRVVFRIERTRRLDRDSEMTPEVGAGAKTKDEIDSGPSEDGLKQLRIEVESVEGHCTSRMKPGHHFTLRGGRLYIPPGRHFCLYALQAALPLLPAKQRALQKNDWLREDRRVLCPDPAGNVILRIDPME; encoded by the coding sequence GTGTACGAGCTCAAGATAACCGTCAGTAAAGTGATGGGGGAGTGCACGGCCGATCCGCCCATGAAGCGGGGCGATTACTTCACGGTGAGCGACGGTGACATTCAGATTCCGGAAGGGGGCTACATCTGCCTGTGGGCTCTGCAGAGCCTGATGCCCCTGATTACACCGAAGGAGAGGGAGATTGCTGACAAGGAGGACGAGGACTGGATGTGGCGGGTGCATCACGCGCAGTGTCCCGACCCGAAGGGGCGCGTGGTCTTCAGGATTGAGCGGACCCGCAGACTCGACAGAGACTCCGAAATGACTCCGGAAGTCGGAGCGGGTGCGAAAACAAAGGATGAGATCGATAGCGGTCCCTCCGAAGACGGACTGAAACAACTGCGGATTGAAGTGGAATCGGTCGAGGGCCACTGCACATCACGAATGAAACCGGGCCACCATTTCACGCTGCGCGGCGGGAGGCTCTACATCCCGCCCGGCCGTCATTTCTGTCTCTATGCTCTGCAGGCCGCCCTTCCGTTGCTGCCGGCCAAACAGCGCGCCCTGCAGAAGAACGACTGGTTGAGGGAGGACCGCCGGGTGCTATGTCCTGACCCGGCAGGCAACGTAATTCTGCGCATCGATCCGATGGAATGA
- a CDS encoding GntR family transcriptional regulator, with the protein MTFHINPSDPTPLYAQLERAIRLGIATGRLQPDTQLPTVRQLAVDLRINANTVAKVYRDLERAGLVETRRGVGTFIKAPPPAAMPVKERERLLRSLADRFMAEVAMQGFSVDELLIHIKGRLSKGE; encoded by the coding sequence ATGACATTTCACATTAATCCGTCGGACCCAACACCGTTATACGCGCAATTGGAGCGCGCGATCCGGCTGGGGATCGCCACAGGCCGATTGCAGCCGGACACGCAGCTGCCCACGGTGCGCCAGTTGGCTGTCGATCTGCGCATCAATGCCAATACCGTCGCCAAGGTCTATCGGGATCTGGAGCGCGCCGGGCTTGTCGAGACCCGGCGGGGAGTAGGGACTTTCATCAAGGCTCCCCCACCCGCCGCGATGCCGGTCAAGGAGCGTGAGCGGCTATTGAGGAGCCTTGCCGACCGTTTTATGGCGGAAGTTGCCATGCAGGGGTTCAGTGTTGACGAATTGCTGATCCATATCAAGGGAAGGCTTTCGAAAGGAGAATGA
- a CDS encoding aldehyde ferredoxin oxidoreductase family protein has protein sequence MSICRGNCLRVDLTHHQFRRGDTPENGIGGRTWNSITLLRELKSGIDPLGPENILCISVGPLTGSELIATCRFIASAKSPLTGYLGDSGARGFFAPEMRWAGHDQIVFTGASDRWVYLFVDNDRVEIRDAAHLMGMDITETTVQLRRELRDPDLQVAAIGPAGENLVRYAIISCNLARAAGRTGMGAVMGSKKLKAIVVHGDRPVKPADPERFRKACARLQSNLEGHREFEPRRKYGTTRIMDSLAGMGVLPAYHYRSTVFADLEKVNAKALRRDHVVKAKSCYNCSVFCSRYNYTLYGEGEGPEYEALAAFTVKCGNSDLELAVGVSNAVNRLGIDCISAGEVIAWLMECRQEGVICDADVDGIDLSWGSREALLRLPEMIAQRQGIGNLLAEGTKRAAAQFGAAARKLTAEVKGLELFSADPRGIKGYALTNAVNSRGGDHYRGEPMIELSDDEDLALRRVGYREAAHRLKDEGKGALVKYAEHLGLLSDSITICKNISCCMDVVDFDLAADAYSGLLGREIAPRELLEVCSHVSQVEREFNLREGLRPEDDTLPPRFLHHPIPDGPSKGTTIDIQKLVKDYYKEKGWDIR, from the coding sequence ATGAGCATTTGTCGTGGGAACTGCCTGCGTGTGGACCTGACGCATCATCAGTTTCGGCGCGGCGATACGCCCGAGAACGGGATTGGCGGCAGGACCTGGAACAGCATCACCCTGCTGCGGGAACTGAAGTCGGGCATTGACCCGCTGGGGCCGGAAAACATCCTGTGCATCTCTGTGGGGCCGCTCACTGGGAGTGAGCTGATTGCCACGTGCCGATTTATCGCCAGTGCCAAGAGCCCTCTGACAGGTTACCTGGGCGACTCCGGGGCACGGGGATTCTTCGCTCCTGAAATGCGCTGGGCAGGCCACGATCAGATCGTTTTCACGGGCGCTTCGGACCGCTGGGTCTATCTGTTCGTCGACAACGACCGGGTCGAGATCAGGGATGCCGCCCATCTCATGGGAATGGATATCACCGAGACCACGGTGCAATTGCGCCGGGAGCTGCGCGATCCCGACCTGCAGGTTGCCGCCATTGGGCCGGCCGGGGAGAATCTCGTCCGCTATGCGATCATCTCATGCAACCTGGCGCGCGCGGCGGGCCGGACAGGTATGGGCGCCGTGATGGGATCGAAAAAGCTCAAGGCCATCGTCGTGCACGGCGACAGGCCGGTCAAACCCGCCGACCCGGAACGGTTCAGGAAGGCCTGCGCGCGGCTGCAGTCGAACCTAGAAGGGCACCGCGAGTTCGAGCCGCGTCGCAAGTACGGGACGACCCGCATCATGGATTCGCTGGCCGGAATGGGGGTCCTCCCCGCCTACCATTATCGCAGCACCGTCTTCGCGGATCTCGAAAAGGTCAACGCCAAAGCCCTGCGCCGGGACCATGTGGTAAAGGCGAAGTCGTGCTACAACTGCAGTGTTTTCTGCTCCCGGTACAACTATACGCTGTACGGCGAAGGCGAAGGCCCTGAGTACGAAGCCCTGGCGGCCTTCACCGTCAAGTGCGGCAACTCGGATCTGGAGCTTGCAGTCGGCGTCTCGAATGCGGTGAACCGGCTCGGGATCGACTGTATCAGCGCGGGCGAGGTGATTGCCTGGCTGATGGAATGCCGGCAGGAAGGGGTGATCTGCGACGCCGACGTCGACGGCATCGACCTTTCCTGGGGCTCGCGCGAGGCGTTGCTGCGGCTTCCCGAGATGATCGCGCAGCGGCAGGGCATCGGTAATCTGCTTGCCGAGGGTACGAAGCGCGCAGCCGCGCAGTTCGGCGCTGCTGCCCGCAAACTGACGGCGGAGGTGAAGGGTCTGGAACTCTTTTCTGCCGATCCTCGCGGCATCAAGGGATACGCCCTGACGAACGCCGTCAACTCCCGGGGCGGTGATCATTATCGGGGCGAGCCCATGATCGAGCTGTCAGATGATGAAGATCTCGCGCTGCGGCGGGTAGGCTACCGGGAAGCGGCCCACCGACTCAAAGATGAAGGGAAAGGGGCTCTGGTCAAATACGCCGAGCACCTGGGACTCCTCTCGGACAGCATCACGATCTGCAAGAACATTTCCTGCTGCATGGATGTCGTCGACTTCGACCTGGCTGCCGACGCTTACTCCGGCCTGCTCGGCAGGGAGATCGCGCCCCGCGAGCTCCTGGAAGTCTGCTCGCATGTCAGCCAAGTCGAGCGGGAATTCAACCTGCGCGAAGGCCTGCGCCCCGAAGACGACACGCTTCCTCCCCGTTTCCTCCACCACCCAATCCCGGATGGCCCATCCAAAGGCACTACGATCGATATCCAGAAACTGGTCAAGGACTACTACAAGGAAAAGGGTTGGGATATCCGGTGA
- the surE gene encoding 5'/3'-nucleotidase SurE, giving the protein MIFLLILCVSTTVMTGSSQSVSSRFTILLSNDDGYDAPGLRALIEALRPVGEVIVAAPAVEQSGKGHSLILRDPIFVTEKKQRDGTTWFAIDATPASCVRLAVESLLTRRPALVVSGINRGDNLGSTAYHSGTLGAAREAAIVGLPAIAVSIRGDDAKDYAAAADFVRQLVEQLRRRQMLKPGLFLNVNVPAGERKGVRLTGMSVKPRHDSFERRVSPGGRLYFWPIWKQLEDDAEGTDVWAFVRGFITVTPMALDVTSSQGLEALRGLDLRLPRQSEGK; this is encoded by the coding sequence ATGATCTTCCTCTTGATTTTATGTGTCTCCACCACTGTCATGACAGGCTCTTCGCAATCTGTCTCCAGCCGCTTTACTATCCTGCTCTCCAACGACGACGGCTACGACGCACCGGGATTGCGGGCACTCATTGAAGCGCTCCGGCCGGTCGGAGAGGTAATCGTTGCCGCACCGGCGGTCGAGCAGAGCGGCAAAGGGCACAGCCTAATCCTGCGGGACCCCATTTTCGTGACAGAGAAAAAGCAGCGGGACGGGACCACCTGGTTTGCCATCGATGCCACTCCTGCGTCGTGCGTCCGGCTTGCCGTGGAATCTCTTCTTACCCGGCGGCCGGCCCTGGTTGTCAGCGGAATCAACCGCGGCGACAATCTCGGCAGCACTGCCTATCATTCCGGCACGCTGGGAGCGGCGCGGGAGGCGGCCATTGTCGGTCTGCCGGCGATCGCGGTCTCGATCCGGGGCGACGACGCCAAGGACTATGCAGCGGCCGCTGATTTCGTCCGTCAACTGGTGGAGCAGCTTCGCAGGAGGCAGATGCTGAAACCGGGGCTTTTCCTGAACGTGAACGTCCCTGCGGGAGAGCGTAAGGGCGTGCGTTTGACCGGGATGAGCGTGAAACCGCGCCATGATAGTTTCGAACGCCGTGTGAGTCCTGGCGGGCGTTTATACTTCTGGCCCATTTGGAAACAGCTGGAAGACGATGCCGAAGGCACCGACGTTTGGGCGTTCGTGCGCGGGTTCATCACCGTGACCCCAATGGCACTCGATGTCACATCATCACAGGGGCTGGAGGCTTTGCGAGGGCTGGACCTTCGCTTACCCCGGCAGTCTGAAGGAAAGTAA
- a CDS encoding 4Fe-4S dicluster domain-containing protein, with protein MIECDIKRCVGCRMCEVTCSSFHFGAVSPVLARIRVAKLEETGIDMAVACLSCAEKPCLACPADALSVGAQGEILLDAERCDTCKTCAEACPIGAVGFYEDRPLFCDLCGGAVACVDACPSRALSYLEAYREIPLKAFLLSTGNPNQRRAGYVGAQGEPLRASWKNGARVDS; from the coding sequence ATGATTGAATGCGACATCAAGAGGTGCGTGGGTTGCAGGATGTGCGAGGTAACCTGCAGCTCGTTTCACTTCGGCGCGGTCTCTCCTGTTCTGGCGCGCATCCGCGTGGCCAAGCTGGAAGAGACCGGCATAGACATGGCGGTTGCCTGCCTGAGCTGCGCCGAGAAGCCCTGCCTGGCATGTCCTGCAGATGCGCTGTCGGTCGGGGCCCAGGGCGAGATCCTTCTGGATGCCGAACGGTGCGACACCTGCAAGACCTGCGCTGAGGCATGCCCGATCGGCGCGGTCGGCTTTTATGAAGACCGTCCGCTTTTCTGCGACTTGTGCGGCGGCGCTGTTGCCTGCGTGGATGCATGTCCCAGCCGAGCCCTTTCTTATCTGGAGGCTTACAGGGAGATCCCGCTGAAAGCATTCCTATTGTCGACGGGGAATCCCAATCAGAGGCGCGCCGGCTATGTGGGCGCGCAAGGGGAACCGCTCCGTGCAAGCTGGAAAAACGGCGCGAGGGTCGATTCATGA
- the uxaC gene encoding glucuronate isomerase: MAFIHDDFLLQTESARRLYHKYAADQPILDFHCHLSPGDIAGNRAFRDLFEIWLEGDHYKWRAMRANGIPERYCTGDEPHFEKFMAWACTVPHTLRNPLYHWTHLELKRYFGIEQLLDERSAAGIWERANALLATPEMHAQGILKKFRVRALCTTDDPTDDLGHHRNMAALGLEAKVYPAFRPDKSLNVHQPNEFNAWVDRLAAAGNTHIAGLGDFLAALRRRHDYFHQLGCRLSDHGLAGCYADFPSERSAAGIFAKVRGGKPATLQEQSRFAAYMMLYFGRLDAERGWTKQLHLGARRNSNTRRMKELGPDTGYDSIGDRPQANALGAYLDRLDQENALPKTIIYNLNPSDNYAFATMIGNFQDGSIAGKIQFGSGWWFLDQKEGIEWQLNALSNSGLLARFVGMLTDSRSFMSYPRHEYFRRVLCNLLGTDIQKGELPDDEALIGSMVRNICYQNARQYLGLEV; this comes from the coding sequence ATGGCCTTCATCCATGATGATTTTCTTCTGCAGACGGAAAGTGCCAGGCGTTTGTATCACAAGTACGCGGCCGACCAGCCGATCCTCGATTTCCATTGCCATCTCTCCCCCGGGGACATCGCGGGGAACCGGGCTTTCCGGGATCTGTTCGAAATCTGGCTGGAGGGGGATCACTACAAGTGGCGCGCCATGCGCGCCAACGGCATACCGGAGCGCTACTGCACCGGCGATGAACCGCACTTCGAAAAATTCATGGCCTGGGCGTGCACGGTCCCGCACACGCTGCGCAACCCGCTCTACCACTGGACGCACCTGGAGCTGAAACGCTACTTCGGCATCGAGCAGCTGCTGGACGAGCGCAGCGCGGCCGGCATCTGGGAACGCGCCAACGCGTTGCTGGCAACCCCCGAGATGCATGCCCAGGGGATTCTGAAGAAGTTCCGGGTCAGGGCACTGTGTACGACTGACGATCCCACGGATGATCTGGGCCATCACAGGAACATGGCCGCGTTGGGGTTGGAGGCAAAGGTCTATCCCGCGTTCCGTCCTGACAAGTCGCTGAATGTACACCAGCCCAACGAGTTCAACGCGTGGGTGGACCGGCTGGCGGCAGCCGGCAACACCCACATCGCCGGCCTCGGCGATTTTCTTGCCGCACTGCGCCGAAGGCACGATTATTTCCACCAGCTGGGCTGCCGTCTCTCCGATCACGGCCTGGCCGGATGTTATGCCGATTTCCCGTCCGAGCGCAGCGCAGCCGGTATCTTCGCCAAAGTGCGCGGCGGCAAGCCCGCCACGCTGCAGGAGCAGTCGCGCTTCGCGGCGTATATGATGCTCTATTTCGGCCGCCTGGACGCGGAAAGGGGCTGGACCAAGCAGCTGCACCTGGGTGCACGGCGCAACAGCAACACCCGCCGCATGAAGGAGCTCGGCCCCGACACCGGCTATGATTCCATCGGCGACCGGCCGCAGGCCAATGCACTCGGTGCTTACCTGGATCGGCTGGACCAGGAAAACGCTCTGCCGAAGACGATCATCTACAACCTCAACCCTTCCGACAATTATGCGTTCGCCACCATGATCGGCAACTTCCAGGACGGATCGATCGCCGGCAAGATCCAGTTCGGCAGTGGCTGGTGGTTTCTCGATCAGAAGGAAGGCATCGAATGGCAGCTCAATGCCCTGTCGAACTCGGGCCTGCTGGCGCGTTTCGTCGGGATGCTAACCGACTCGCGCTCCTTCATGTCCTACCCGCGCCATGAATATTTCCGCCGGGTCCTGTGCAACTTGCTGGGCACAGATATCCAGAAGGGAGAGCTGCCCGATGACGAGGCACTGATCGGTTCCATGGTACGGAACATCTGCTACCAGAATGCCCGCCAGTACCTGGGTCTTGAAGTCTAG